The following are from one region of the Eulemur rufifrons isolate Redbay chromosome 17, OSU_ERuf_1, whole genome shotgun sequence genome:
- the AHRR gene encoding aryl hydrocarbon receptor repressor isoform X1, which produces MIFYASATIVDYLGFHQTDVMHQNVYDYIHVDDRQDFRRQLHWAMDPPQAECGQPPRSDTGEDAVLRRLLGAQEGAAGSPAEFAAFLTRCFICRVRCLLDSTSGFLTMQFQGKLKFLFGQKKKAPSGTALPPRLSLFCVAVPVLLPALAETRVKSSCLRAKHRADAADAQVKAAMSLCESEPHGKPNYLAGRSHGESSVLVFRTQTEAGRWARVPASTPCLCLGGAPKLVLHPRVPGGDRDEGEQERPAGSSGARGPRETRTHHGHCELLGPARCPDWAAGKHGEGGGVRPRLPTPKSHLFSVRPAPRGCGPPYPGARGVARAGGVATPGSAPAPPAPSGPLGACSSRGSRPWRDVRERPLPGLYPAGSLENRPPQPGAQRFPAGGCSYEAGALQMPPGGPCVPALPPAVPIKTEKDCGSEDAADGYVPSPAWLGAGDVAKPHLATLPTRTHLKTEPGPRYQVYTPHLGHCRAPARLSGEPVPCYPAPCACLEHAHPLPPQGPPRPLCVHQPPAPGCPCRAAGAARVVKREPLDSPPWATHGQGAVPGVFPKGALVPPVPPRAPECSFLP; this is translated from the exons ATGATTTTTTATGCATCAGCGACGATCGTGGACTATCTGGGCTTCCATCAG ACGGACGTGATGCACCAGAACGTCTACGACTACATCCACGTGGACGACCGCCAGGACTTCCGCCGGCAGCTCCACTGGGCCATGGACCCCCCGCAGGCGGAGTGCGGGCAGCCCCCGCGCTCGGACACAG GTGAGGACGCCGTCCTGCGCAGGCTGCTGGGGGCCCAGGAGGGGGCTGCGGGCTCCCCCGCCGAGTTCGCCGCCTTCCTGACCCGCTGCTTCATCTGCCGTGTGCGCTGCCTGCTGGACAGCACCTCGGGCTTCCTG ACCATGCAGTTCCAGGGGAAGCTCAAGTTCCTGTTCGGGCAGAAGAAGAAGGCGCCGTCGGGAACAGCCCTGCCCCCCCGGCTGTCCCTGTTCTGCGTGGCGGTGCCGGTGCTCCTGCCCGCCCTGGCGGAGACGAGGGTGAAGAGCTCGTGTCTGAGGGCGAAGCACAGGGCAGACGCCGCGGACGCACA AGTAAAAGCTGCCATGAGTCTGTGTGAATCAGAGCCGCACGGAAAACCCAACTACCTAGCAG GGAGAAGTCACGGAGAAAGCAGCGTGCTGGTGTTCAGGACACAGACGGAGGCCGGCCGCTGGGCCCGCGTTCCCGCCAGCACCCCCTGCCTGTGCCTCGGGGGGGCCCCCAAGCTCGTCCTCCACCCCAGGGTGCCCGGAGG GGACAGGGAcgagggggagcaggagaggccGGCCGGCTCCTCTGGAGCGAGGGGCCCGCGGGAGACACGCACCCACCACGGCCACTGTGAGCTGCTGGGACCCGCGAGGTGCCCGGACTGGGCGGCAGGAAAGCACGGGGAGGGTGGCGGTGTGAGGCCGAGGCTGCCGACCCCCAAGAGCCACCTGTTCTCCGtgcgccccgccccccgcggctGCGGCCCGCCCTACCCCGGCGCGCGGGGCGTGGCCCGGGCGGGGGGCGTGGCCACACCCGGAAGCGCGCCCGCCCCTCCGGCGCCCAGCGGGCCGCTCGGTGCGTGCTCCAGCCGGGGGAGCCGGCCCTGGCGGGACGTCCGCGAGCGCCCCCTGCCCGGCCTCTACCCCGCGGGGAGCCTGGAGAACCGGCCCCCTCAGCCTGGGGCGCAGCGCTTTCCAGCGGGGGGCTGCTCCTACGAGGCCGGGGCGCTGCAGATGCCCCCGGGCGGCCCGTGCGTTCCGGCCTTGCCACCGGCTGTGCCCATCAAGACGGAGAAGGACTGTGGGTCAGAGGACGCAGCAGATGGCTACGTGCCCAGCCCGGCGTGGCTGGGGGCGGGTGACGTGGCCAAACCTCATCTGGCCACTCTCCCTACCAGGACGCACCTGAAAACGGAGCCGGGGCCCAGGTACCAGGTGTACACACCGCACCTGGGGCACTGCAGGGCCCCTGCCAGGCTCagcggggagccggtcccctgcTACCCCGCGCCCTGCGCCTGCCTGGAGCACGCGCACCCCCTGCCCCCGCAgggccctccccgccccctctgtGTGCACCAGCCCCCCGCTCCGGGCTGCCCCTGCAGGGCTGCTGGGGCCGCCCGCGTGGTCAAGCGCGAGCCCCTGGACTCGCCCCCGTGGGCCACTCACGGCCAGGGGGCGGTGCCCGGGGTGTTCCCCAAAGGTGCCTTGGTGCCCCCCGTCCCGCCCAGAGCCCCCGAGTGCTCTTTCCTGCCGTAG